A window from Streptomyces sp. NBC_00299 encodes these proteins:
- a CDS encoding YlbL family protein, with translation MPRRTATMLASTLMLIALLCAGVFIPVPYAEMSPGPTVNTLGDHDGEPVLQVNGRKTYPTTGHLNMTTVRVTSADYRMNLVEAVYGWLAHDNKVVPHDTLYPDGKTEEQSTQENAEEFSQSQESAKVAALKALDIPVQSWVIVSTVVKGTPAEGRLHAGDVIKSVDGTTVKEPADVAKLVTKHKPGQDVVFTIVPAKEQAAAEKERRTPTKTEKVTIRTAESDDSGEKRAVVGISAGTDHTFPFTVDIKLADVGGPSAGLMFALGLYDKLTPGSLTGGKFVAGTGTIDDAGKVGPIGGIEMKTVGAREKGAQYFLTPADNCATAARDVPSGLTLVKVGTIDDALGAMKDIRSGDTADLPKCTTKD, from the coding sequence CCGCGACGATGCTCGCCTCCACCCTGATGCTGATCGCGCTCCTGTGCGCGGGAGTCTTCATCCCCGTGCCGTACGCGGAGATGTCGCCCGGGCCGACGGTGAACACCCTGGGCGATCATGACGGCGAGCCGGTGCTGCAGGTCAACGGTCGCAAGACCTACCCGACGACCGGGCATCTCAACATGACCACCGTCCGGGTCACCAGCGCCGACTACAGGATGAACCTCGTGGAGGCCGTCTACGGGTGGCTGGCGCATGACAACAAGGTCGTGCCGCACGACACCCTCTACCCGGACGGCAAGACCGAGGAGCAGTCCACCCAGGAGAACGCCGAGGAGTTCAGCCAGTCCCAGGAGAGCGCCAAGGTCGCCGCCCTGAAGGCACTGGACATCCCGGTGCAGAGCTGGGTGATCGTCTCGACCGTGGTCAAAGGGACGCCTGCCGAGGGCAGGCTGCACGCCGGTGACGTCATCAAGTCCGTCGACGGTACGACGGTGAAGGAACCTGCCGACGTCGCCAAGCTCGTGACCAAGCACAAGCCGGGCCAGGACGTCGTCTTCACGATCGTGCCGGCCAAGGAGCAGGCCGCCGCCGAGAAGGAGCGCCGGACGCCGACGAAGACCGAGAAGGTCACGATCAGGACCGCCGAGTCCGACGACAGCGGCGAGAAGCGCGCCGTCGTCGGGATCTCCGCCGGGACCGACCACACCTTCCCGTTCACCGTCGACATCAAGCTCGCCGACGTCGGCGGCCCCAGCGCGGGCCTGATGTTCGCACTCGGGCTCTACGACAAGCTCACCCCGGGCAGCCTCACCGGCGGCAAGTTCGTCGCCGGCACCGGCACCATCGACGATGCCGGCAAGGTCGGCCCCATCGGCGGCATCGAGATGAAGACCGTCGGCGCGCGTGAAAAGGGCGCCCAGTACTTCCTCACGCCGGCCGACAACTGCGCGACGGCCGCCCGTGACGTCCCCAGCGGCCTCACCCTGGTCAAG